CACAAACAGAGTGTTGTATGTAAAGCCTATTGAGAAAATATTGAAAAGGCGCATCAAAAACGATCACGAGAAAGGTCGGAGGGTTACTTTATTGGTTTGTGTGCCGCCACACGATGTTTGTCTCGTCGGGCTGTCTCTCAAAAAAAGGTTTCCGCAAATTAAGTGGCTGGTGGACTGGCAGGACCTATGGAGCTTCGACGAAAATTACTTGTCACGAACAGCGCGACCGTACAGGGCGAATCTGCTTAGGCTCGAACGCCGGATTCTGGCTTCCTGTGATTTAAACATAACAACCAACTCATATGCTAAATCCGTCCTTGAGAGTAAGTTTAATGTTCCTGTTGACAAATTAATCGCGATACCCCACCATTTTTGCAGCGACGATCTGGGCGTTCAGGCGGCCGGTACTGAAATCAGGGCCGGGCAAGTGAGTCACAAGACAGTCAGAATTGGGTTCCTGGGTACGCTCTTTAAGCCACCACGCGTGCCGGGCGCTTTAGTTCACGAAACATTGCGCGATTTCAAGGCGTCAGGGCTGAACGTAGAGGTGCATGTGCATGGCAATTATCCAAAGCATGTAACGGCTGAAGGTCTTACCCGTATGCTCGGCGACGGGCTTTTTTTCCACGGCCCATCGACGCACGAGGAGAGCCTGAGGTTACTGCTTTCCTATGATTTTCTCTTGCTTTTGCTGGCAGATATGCCCAATAGCCGTGCGGTAATGAGCATCAAGTTGCCGCACTACATGCTAACTGGAATACCTATAATCGCGATCGTGCCGGAGCGTTCGGCGGTTGCCGATGCAGTCAGGCTTACCGGGACTGGTTTTGTTGTCCCGGTTGAAAGTGACTGGCGGCCGCAGCTCAAATGCATTATCAGCGGGCAGGGCGAACCTCCAATGATACGTCGCGACGCGCGGCAGATCGACGCGTACTCATGGGATAACCTGCTGTCGAAATGGAAAGCGGTGTTTGCTTGCACTGCCAGTCAACCTCTCAGGAATTAGCGGTCTGTTTAGCGCCATGGACGGTTTTCTGAATCCCGGCTTGCGCCAGAATGACAACTGAGTTATGACAGTTGCTAATGGGACAGCACACTAAGGACTCTCTAATCAAGTGACGCTAGTAAGCGTATCTGGTGCGCTAATGGTAATTGTGACGATAACATGGTGCTGTGAGTTTGGCTGGGCTGGCGCTCAGTGGGTTACGCGTACGGTGCGACGGTGTGTTCGGCGTTCACCGGGCGCAGCTTACCTGTCGCGGCAGCAATTGCCGCCGCAGCAGATACATGCGAGCGCAAACAAAGTGTAGCCGTGGGCGAGATTCTTGGCCAAGCCCCGATAACGAACTTTGCGAAGTCTGCACAGATGCTTGACCACACCGAAGGGGTGCTCGCCCAGCGCGCGCTCCCGGGAGCGGCTCTGGTTAATGGCTTTTTGATGCGCGCTCAGTGGCTGACCGGACGTGGCCCTGCGATTTACCCGATAGCGCACACCGGCCTGTTTGGCACACTGTCTATGGTGTTCGCACCACTAAGCACGGTCGCCATACAGCGGTGTCTCGTCCCCATGCAGCAGTTCGGGCAGTTGGTGGATATCGGCTTGTGGCCTATCGGTAGCGGTCACCCTATGCACGGTGCCGCGCAGGTCAGCGCTGATGTGCCACTGCATGCCAAAGTACCATTGCTTACCCTTGCGGGTACTGCGCATCTCGGGGTCGCGCGTTCGGTTAGCGTTCTAGGTCGAGGACGGGGCATTGATGATAGTGGCATAATCGACGATGGTGCCCGCCTTCAGCGGCAAGCGGCACTCCTTAAGCAACGCGCGCACCTCGCCGAACAGCCGCTCGGTCAAAGCATGGCGCTCCAGCAGATGACGAAATCCCAGCATCGAGCTTTCATCCGGAATCGCATCCTCACCCAGCTCGAGGCCTGCAAAGCGGCGCATCGACTCACTGTCATACAGCGCGTCCTCAGCACCTGTATCCGAAAGATTGAACCACTGTTGCATAAAGTAAATGCGCAGCATCCGCTCACAGCCCAGCGGCCAGCGATCCTGACCCGCCACCGGATATTGTGGCTTGACCAGCGCCAGCAACCGGACCCACGGCATCACCGCCTCCATCTCGATGAGAAACTGTTCGCGGCGCGTGCGCTTCTTCTTTGCATTGTAAGCCAACCCCGCAAAAGTCGTCTGTTTCATCACGCGCCATCCTCGTTTGTGCACGAAGCGATCATAACAAAGACTTCAACTTGCTCAGAGATTCCCTAGTGATCGCCAAGAAAAAACTATGTGTTTTGGTGCCTGCTCACTGGGCGGCGCTGATGGGCGGGTCGGAGTATCAGGTCAGCTGCCTGGTCGAGCATCTGGTTCGACAGGAACATTACGATATTTATTATCTTGCCCGTCGTGTAAGCCCCGATTATGTGCCTCAGGGATATAAGATCATTCAGGTGGCGGACGCGAAGGGAATTCGACGCTTTGGAGAATTTCTCGATGCACCCAGGCTCTTGACGTTGCTCGCGCGGATCCGTCCGGACATTATTTACCAGCGTGTCGGCTGCGGCTATACGGGCATCGCGGCCTACCACGCGGCGCGCAATCCTTGCCAGGTGATCTGGCATGTGGCCCACGAGATGGAGGTGCAGCCTTTCAACAGAGTGATGTCGAAAAACATGCTGTTTCGTTACCTCGACAAGAAAACATTAGAATATGGCATTCGGAATGTAGGCAAGATTATTGTGCAGACTTCGCAACAACAAGCATTGCTCGCGCGCCATTACAACCGCGTCCCGGTGGCCAGAATTGACAACGGGCATCCGATACCGCAGGAAAAAATTGAGAAACCGGAGGGGATCGAAGTGGTCTGGGTGGCAAACTTAAAAGCATGGAAACAGCCAGATCTCTTTCTTCGTCTCGCCCGGGATCTGGCTCACTTGCGCGATGTTCGCTTCACTATGATCGGCGATCGTGCGTGGCCAGAGGAACGCCAAGACAAATTTCTACAGGACGTTAAGCGTCTGGAGAACTTGTCTTATCTAGGCGGTTGTACTCAGGACGAGGTCAATTCAGTGTTAGCGCGCGCCCACATTTTCGTGAACACCAGTGTCCAGGAAGGCTTTCCAAACACATTTATACAAGCCTGGATGCGGCAGGTTCCGGTCGTCAGCCTGAATGTCAATCCGGATAATGTGCTCGACGAACGTCATATCGGCTATTGTTCTGGTACCTACGACCAATTGAAGCACAATGTTCTCGACCTTATTGATCAGCCGGGAATGCGGCAGCGCATGGGACTTGAAGCACAGGATTACGCATTTAGCACTTACTCCATAAAAAATTTCGAAAAAATAGCTGAATTGCTCGAAGTGTAAGGAGAGGGCTACGTTGCGATGAATCATTAGTCAGCACAGTGAAAATTCTGTTCATTACGGAAGATAAGTTTCCCCCGTATCGTCCTGACGTCGCCGTCCTTTTTGTCGAGGAGCTGGTCGCGCGCGGCTATCAAATTGACTGGCTGTTGCAAGCGCAGGACGCGCAAATTGGAGCGCGTACGATGGCTTTGGGCGGTGGTACGGCGTGGATAGCCAGAATGGATGAGGGTGAGTCCAGAATGGCGAAATTCAGGAAGAATGTTTACGATATCGCCAACGATTTCAAGATGTTCAAGCTGGCGCGCACGGGAAAATACGATTTCATCCAGGTCAAGGACAAGTTTGTCGCCGCACTGATGGCGTTACTGGCGGCGAAGATTTACCGACTGAAATTTTTCTACTGGCTTTCGTTCCCCATACCAGAAGCCATGCTTTATCGGGTGCATGAGGGCATTTCACGTTACCCGCTTGTTGTTTACCTAAGGGGCCGGATCTTAAAATTTTTGCTGTACCGAGTGATTATGCCTAACGCTGATCATGTTTTCGTGCAAAGTGACCGCATGAAAGATGATGTGGCGGAATGGGGTATTGCCAAGGATAAGCTTACGCCGGTACCCATGGGTGTTTCCCTGTCACGCGTACCCTATAACGGCGAGACGTTGATTAACAGCTCATCTCGCGAAAGTGGCAAGATGGTGGTGTATCTTGGAGCCCTGAATCGAGTTCGAAGGATAGACTTTTTGATCAGGGCTTTCGGGGAAGTCGTGGGTCGTGTCGCGGGAGCAAAGCTTTGCCTTGTCGGCGCGGCGACCGAGCCGGGTGAAGAGAATGAGTTGAAAGAACTCGCCATCGAGCTTGGCATAGAGGATTCAACAATATTCACCGGTTTCCTCCCCATGGCCGAAGCCTGGGCGTATGTCGGGCAGGCGGACGTAGCTGTCTCGCCATTTTATCCAACACCAATTCTTTGCTCAACATCGCCTACCAAGCTGGTTGAGTACATGGCGATGGGCAAGCCCGTGGTGGTAAACGATCACCCCGATCAAAAAAAAGTTATTACGGAGAGTGGAGGCGGTATTTGCGTTACGTATGATGAACATGCTTTCGCCGCGGCGATCGTTGAACTACTGAACGATCCGGAACAAGCCAGGATCATGGGCGTTCGGGGCAGGCGTTACATTGAGCAACATCGTTCCTACACAGTATTGGCGACGCAACTGGACCAGCGGTACCGCGAGCTATGCCAGAATGCGCAGACGCGCATGTAACGCTTCGTCAGACCGTTGGTTTCCGGACGGGACTTATAAAGGATCAATCTAATGCTTCCCAATTATTTGATTATCGGGGCATCCCGCTGCGGTACGACGTGGATGGCCAATAACATCAAATTTCATCCGGACGTCTATATGCCGTCCAGAAAAGAGTTGCATTTTTTCGATACCGATTATGACAAGGGCTGGGATTACTACGAGGGTTTCTTTCCGGACGAAAAATGCGCAAGGTATATATAAGGCGATCGGAGAAGCCACGCCGGCCTATCTGTACATGCCTCAAGTGCCTCACCTCATCAAATCCCGGTTGCCGGATGTCAAGATGATCGTGTCGCTCAGGAACCCGATAGACAGGGCTTATTCTCATTATTGGAATCTGTACGCCGCGGCACCGGAAGGTGATGTAAACAAGAGACTCAGTTTCGAGGAAAAACTCGAATTCACGCCGAGACTGATCGAAGAGGGTTTCTACGACCGTAAACTGAGCAATTACTATACGCTCTTCCCTAAAGAAAACATTTTAGTAGTCATCTTTGAGGAAATGATGGCGGATCAAGCGCGGCACTACCGGAGAATATATGAGTTTCTGGGCATCGATCTGGGCGTTGTTCCCCCTTTGCTCGATGTTCGCATCAACGCCGCTGCAAGTAAATTGGGGCGTTCCAAGCTGCTGGACCTGAGCTACAAGGCTCTCTATCGTTTAGTACGACTTCCATCATTATCCAGGCGGATTGATAATTTTAACGCCAAGAAACTTCCCGAGATGAGTGCAGCCACGCGCGACAATTTGCGCCAGAAACTCGCACCTAGCGCAGCTAATCTCGAGAGAATGCTGGATAGAAATATAAATGAATGGAGCCTATGAATTGTGCGTCTGACTCGTCGTTGATGGATCGCGCTGTAGCAATGTAATTAGTTCATTGATCTGACGAGGATAACGGTCTTTTAAATAATTGCCTACTTCGGAAAGTTGAGTCAAAAAATTATGTCTACTTTAAGCAATGAAAAGACGGATAAGCGCGGGTACGATCAATTCTATCGGGGAAAAGTGAGCAGACTCGCCAACTCTGCTGACAAGCAGGCTTATGTTGAGCGGTATGAACGCTCAAACCTCTCGCCATTTCACGCGGGGGGACGCACCAAGGGTTACGCGCGCGGGTTAGCTACGCGCAAACTGTTAGACGCAACCATACGTAAAGGACTAACGCCCGCGGATACATTAATCCTCGATGCTGGATGCGGACAGGGAGAACTGTCTGTGTACCTGGGATGCAAGGGATATAACGTAATCGGTGTTGATATTTCCGAGGCAGGTTGCTCGGCCGCCAGAGATCTGGCCGACCGTATTGGCGTGAGTGGAAATTGCAGTTTTTTAGCCGAGAGCTTGGACAGCGTATCAATCGCAGATGGGGAAATCGATTTTATTATCGGACATGCCGCGCTACACCATTTTATAAAATACGAGGGTGTGCCTGACGAATTTAAACGGGTGACGAAGGGTGCGAGTGAAGGATTTTTCGCGGATTCATTTGGGGAAAACAAGGTTTATCACCTGTTTCACAATAGGGAAAGAATGAAACGTTTAGGTGATGTGTCGTTAACCAAGAACCTGATTATGCAATATTTCAATGATTTTCACGTCGAATTGCTGCCTACTGACTGGTTAACGATGACAGATAAATTGTTTTTAAAGATGTTTCCGAGAAGATGGGACAACAAGGTGGCGATGCGAATTTCCGGGTATAGTTTTTGGCTAGACAGGCATGTATCGGTATCATCACGTGTTGCTTTGGGACTATCAGGTGCTGTAGTGACTCGATAAGAAAGCGCTAAAAGCCACCCGCCAGGCTTCTCGATCCAATGATCGGTCACTGCCCGGTTCCGCACCAGCTTTGTCGCGGTGGTCGAACGAATTCTGCATGATCCATTAAACACCATGGGCTTCCGCCACCTAGAAAGTCACCCTAGACGACGGAAGCCCCCTTTATAAATTACCCACTACAGTTATTTCTTCGCGGAACGTTTTCAACGCGCAGTTCTCATAAGCCCAAGTCCTGTAGGTATAGCGGGTTTACCGGAGGGATTTGGCACTGTTTCAGTGAGTTCGGCAAGTGCACCTTCACCCAGATCGGGTGATTGACCAGAGTACGGTAGAGTCACCGTGTCACCCTTTCCCCACTTTAGCGGCTTGTCGAACGTTAGCGTATTCGCCCCATAATTTGTGGCGGTGATTGTTGCTGGGGGGTTTGCACCTACCCGGATGCGGTCGCCGGCAACGATACCAAAACCGTCTGTGAACCAGCGTGCGTCTTGGACAGCAACAGTAGTACCGTCACCGTCGGTCGTCGTTGCTGTGAGAGGTACGCCTCTGTCAACGAAGGCGTCGCCAGTTAAATTATTCACTGACTTGTTTGTACCTTGCATTTTGGGCATGCCGGTATTGATCAGTTGATTGTTCTTGAGGATGTTATCGAACGCGGCTCCTGCGCCTTGATCTCTGAGCTCCCACATTACCTTCGCGTTCCTGAACGTGTTGTTATAGATCCGATTATTCTGACAGCTCATGATAATAGGGGGCCTGATTACGCAGATGGTGGCTGGACCAGCGACGGTATCAATCATGTTGAATCGCACGATGTGACCTTCGCCCTCGACCTTGAACCCCGTCGTTTCGTCCTTGACAGGCGCCTTCAGCATGTTTCTGAAAGTATTCTCTTCAACCAGGCTGTAGCCCACGGTTTTAGAGCAAAACCGCTCATTAGCGGTCAACTCCATCGCCCGGTAGCCGATGCCCTCGCCCCATTTTTGGTCGAAGAGGTTGTTACGAATGACATTATAATCACCGTTGTTGGCAATCAACGTATGTCCACCGCGGGTTAGGTGATTACCTTCAATCAAATTATGCGACGCGCAGTGCATTGTGATCATATCGCCCGCACCTTCGTGTGAGACGTTAGATAACCATGCGCCGACCTGATCAACACGGTTGTTCAGCAGCTTGTTGTAGTTACTGTTCTCTATACTGATGCCTGCCCAGCCCCTAGCGTTACGGAAATCGCCATCTTCGATAATATGCCTCCCGCCGCCATCGATCTGCACGAAGGAATCGATATTGGATTTGGTATATGCGCCTTTGCCGTCTATCCCAAAGCCAAGAATGAAAATGTAGGATTTGTCGATTAGCTTAACGGCAACTCCACCCGGCGGGGCAGTAATCCAGGGACGGCCATCATAGGAACTGTATGTTATATATTTTCCACTCTGACCTGAACGTGCGGGTTCAATCTTCTCGCGGTATTCGCCCGGCCCCACGTACACGGTATCACCCGGCTGCAAGACCTGGTTGGCTTTGCTTATTGTTTTCCAGGGCTGAGCCTTGGAGCCAGGACTGCTGTCATTGCCGCTCGGGCTTACGAAATAATCTGCCGCAAACGAAGGGCTGGAAAGCAGGCATAGCAATATTAGTCTTAGTTTCATCTTTGTTTGTCCATGTTTAAGGTTTTGGTCTCCACGGACGTAAGACTAATGGCTTTGCTACTATCAATTGTATGAGGTTCTCGCCGACTGGTATTAATTTAGCTACCAGCTGGTATGAATTTAGGTATCAGACTGCATAATTAAGCTGATAACGCTTCTGTATTTTTCAGACTACAGGGCAGTCTGAAGGACAAAGTTCACGCATCTCTGACGACTGACGAAACCGCTCTTCCGTGCGCGGGCTTATGCCCTCAATAATAGGATCAAGATAGGATTTTCACTGTAAACATATGAATGTCGGGATATTAGCCATGGAGATCAAATTGAGGTCAATTTCTGCATTAGGTTATGGTTGCCTGGTCGTGTCGGGCATGGGAGCGACTCCGCTTTGTGCGGCAGATTACTACGTGTCTCCGGGGGGCGATGACGGTCAGCCCGGTATCGAAAGCACGCCGTGGGGAACCATTGTCAAAGCCAACAAGACACTGCGGCCGGGCGATACGGTGTATTTAATGGGTGGAGAATACCGCGAACGTATAGAGCCTGCGCGCTCCGGCAGCGCTGGACATTACATCACCTATCGGGCCTACGATGAACACCATCCAGTCATAACTTCACCGCCCGGGAAGATCGCAATAGCGCTTGACAATCGTTCCTACATTCGAATCGACGGCCTCACTTTTGATGGTAAGTACCCCTACAAACAAGCTACCATCAACAAATGGGCAGAAGTAATTGATTCCCATCACAATATCTTTCAGAACTCACAGTTTTACTATGCCAAAGGCTGGACGGCATTTCATCTTGAAAGAAGTCATTACAATAAATTCATTAACAACCGGATGGACTACGTAGGCACATTTTTCGATGATGACAATGCCGAAGGTATGGGAGACATGATCGCCCTGCGCTGTGCCAACCATAATCTAATCGAAGGTAATACGCTGACCCGCGCGGGCCATGACTTGCTCACGGTCTCGGGAGATTATAATGTCATCAGGAACAACGTTTTCGAAAACAAATGGGGGCCTAACGAGGGCTACAGAGCGATCTCGCTGTCCGCCAACCGCAGATTTTGTAATACGACGCGCGGGTTCAATCTTTTTGAGCACAACATTGTAAAAAATTCGTTGCTCGCACATGCCGATTTTCGCGGTTCTAGCGCGGATAAAGAGCCGCCGGCCATGAAAGTTGAGGGCGCAAATCAGATTGTGCGGTACAACATTTTCGCCAACAATGTGGGGCCTGCTATCTCCGGGTCTATTCGCCCGCCTAAAATTATGGAGGTTCAGGACAACAGGATTTACAACAATGTAGTGTATCAAGGGGGCGGGTTATGGATGATGCGTGATTACGGCAATGAAGGTCCAGCCAGTAATAACTACCTCAAAAACAACATAATATACGCAAGCGAAGCAGAATCAGAAGTATTTATCAATTTTAGTTCTGGCGGCAGAACCGCGCTCGAGAACAACTACTTCATCAGCAATGCATTTTCAAGGCCTGGCGGCGACGGTAAAATTGATATTAAAGGATTAGGCACAAAATCACTTTTCTGGGTGGAAGAAAACATCGCCAACTTTAACAACAACGTCACTGCGCCACCGCAGTTCGAATCAGTGGATTTGCACGGCCCCGACAGATTCCACCTCGACCGGGATTCGCCCATGATCGACGCTGGGGATTTCCTGACCAAAACTTCCGGCTCTGGATCTGGTAGGAGAATTGCCGTCTCCGACGCCAACTGGTTTACGGCTGGCTTCGGCGTGGTGGATGGGGATCTCGTTCAGGTCGGAAACAACCTGCCAGTGCGAGTTACTAACGTGGATTATGCTGAAGGCGTTTTAACTGTTGATTCTCTAATTTCCTGGGACAGCGGCCAGAATGTCAGCTTACCGTACGTCGGAGGAGCGCCGGATATAGGTGCATTCGAGCGTCGCAAATAGCAAAGAGGAGGATATATGGTGTGGCTTGCGAACCAGTAAAAGGCTGTCGCTGAATATTGGGGCTCAATGCCTTGCGGGTCTGACTCAAGCAATAAAAACAGCGAGACTCGGCGTTGTTCTCGCGAAATTGAATACTTGAGGTACACTCATCAGTCCCCGGCCAGGGCGTCGGTGTCGCTGCGTAATTGCAAGAAGCCGATTCTACCGCGCTTGTGATTGATTTTTGAGAGTTACATTTTGACTGAGCAAGAAGCTAAAAGCCCGATCTTCGTGGTCGGAACCCCCCGGTCCGGAACCACATTAACTGCACACATACTGGACCGTCATACGCGTATTTTTATGCCGGGTGAAACGCATTTTTTTGACGATGTCTACTCGCGACGGCGTGAGTTTGGCCCGATACAAACTGCGGACGCGCGTTCAAAAGTCGTAAACCAATTAATGTCGCTTTACGGAAGGTATAACGAGCCCGCGGATCAGCAACGGATCAATCTGTTGTTCAAGGATATCGCAGCGCGCGATGCTTTGGTGAGGGAGCAGGATAGTTATTGCGCCATATTATCCCGATTCATGGAACTTCAGATGAAGCATGAAGGAAAGGCAAGATGGGGCAACAACGCACCCAGAGACGTATTTAATATCAAGGACATCGTGCAGTGCTTTCCCGACGCGAAATTCATTGTCTGTGTTCGTGACGTGCGCGACTTTCTGGTTTCCTACAAGAACAAGTGGAAGGTAACCTCCGCGCAACATGTAGAACGGCTCAAGGCGCTGTATCACCCCGTCGTGACCTCGTTGCTCTGGAAATCGAGTATGCGACAAATTCCAGTTATCAAGTCACTCCTTGCGGCGAAAAAT
This window of the Gammaproteobacteria bacterium genome carries:
- a CDS encoding glycosyltransferase family 4 protein; the encoded protein is MKILFITEDKFPPYRPDVAVLFVEELVARGYQIDWLLQAQDAQIGARTMALGGGTAWIARMDEGESRMAKFRKNVYDIANDFKMFKLARTGKYDFIQVKDKFVAALMALLAAKIYRLKFFYWLSFPIPEAMLYRVHEGISRYPLVVYLRGRILKFLLYRVIMPNADHVFVQSDRMKDDVAEWGIAKDKLTPVPMGVSLSRVPYNGETLINSSSRESGKMVVYLGALNRVRRIDFLIRAFGEVVGRVAGAKLCLVGAATEPGEENELKELAIELGIEDSTIFTGFLPMAEAWAYVGQADVAVSPFYPTPILCSTSPTKLVEYMAMGKPVVVNDHPDQKKVITESGGGICVTYDEHAFAAAIVELLNDPEQARIMGVRGRRYIEQHRSYTVLATQLDQRYRELCQNAQTRM
- a CDS encoding DUF1565 domain-containing protein, translating into MKLRLILLCLLSSPSFAADYFVSPSGNDSSPGSKAQPWKTISKANQVLQPGDTVYVGPGEYREKIEPARSGQSGKYITYSSYDGRPWITAPPGGVAVKLIDKSYIFILGFGIDGKGAYTKSNIDSFVQIDGGGRHIIEDGDFRNARGWAGISIENSNYNKLLNNRVDQVGAWLSNVSHEGAGDMITMHCASHNLIEGNHLTRGGHTLIANNGDYNVIRNNLFDQKWGEGIGYRAMELTANERFCSKTVGYSLVEENTFRNMLKAPVKDETTGFKVEGEGHIVRFNMIDTVAGPATICVIRPPIIMSCQNNRIYNNTFRNAKVMWELRDQGAGAAFDNILKNNQLINTGMPKMQGTNKSVNNLTGDAFVDRGVPLTATTTDGDGTTVAVQDARWFTDGFGIVAGDRIRVGANPPATITATNYGANTLTFDKPLKWGKGDTVTLPYSGQSPDLGEGALAELTETVPNPSGKPAIPTGLGLMRTAR
- a CDS encoding glycosyltransferase, encoding MIAKKKLCVLVPAHWAALMGGSEYQVSCLVEHLVRQEHYDIYYLARRVSPDYVPQGYKIIQVADAKGIRRFGEFLDAPRLLTLLARIRPDIIYQRVGCGYTGIAAYHAARNPCQVIWHVAHEMEVQPFNRVMSKNMLFRYLDKKTLEYGIRNVGKIIVQTSQQQALLARHYNRVPVARIDNGHPIPQEKIEKPEGIEVVWVANLKAWKQPDLFLRLARDLAHLRDVRFTMIGDRAWPEERQDKFLQDVKRLENLSYLGGCTQDEVNSVLARAHIFVNTSVQEGFPNTFIQAWMRQVPVVSLNVNPDNVLDERHIGYCSGTYDQLKHNVLDLIDQPGMRQRMGLEAQDYAFSTYSIKNFEKIAELLEV
- a CDS encoding sulfotransferase, translating into MTEQEAKSPIFVVGTPRSGTTLTAHILDRHTRIFMPGETHFFDDVYSRRREFGPIQTADARSKVVNQLMSLYGRYNEPADQQRINLLFKDIAARDALVREQDSYCAILSRFMELQMKHEGKARWGNNAPRDVFNIKDIVQCFPDAKFIVCVRDVRDFLVSYKNKWKVTSAQHVERLKALYHPVVTSLLWKSSMRQIPVIKSLLAAKNLMILPYEHLVKSPQRAIREICAFVDEVYEADMLNVDTHNSSVQVASGGIFSSSIGTWRSALSAEEAYIAQNLNRKELQLLGYDMETIQAHKVRVLKIFASTPTATWRAFNANKAMRGSITVYLYRRLGSFFR
- a CDS encoding class I SAM-dependent methyltransferase — protein: MSQKIMSTLSNEKTDKRGYDQFYRGKVSRLANSADKQAYVERYERSNLSPFHAGGRTKGYARGLATRKLLDATIRKGLTPADTLILDAGCGQGELSVYLGCKGYNVIGVDISEAGCSAARDLADRIGVSGNCSFLAESLDSVSIADGEIDFIIGHAALHHFIKYEGVPDEFKRVTKGASEGFFADSFGENKVYHLFHNRERMKRLGDVSLTKNLIMQYFNDFHVELLPTDWLTMTDKLFLKMFPRRWDNKVAMRISGYSFWLDRHVSVSSRVALGLSGAVVTR
- a CDS encoding sulfotransferase encodes the protein MIVSLRNPIDRAYSHYWNLYAAAPEGDVNKRLSFEEKLEFTPRLIEEGFYDRKLSNYYTLFPKENILVVIFEEMMADQARHYRRIYEFLGIDLGVVPPLLDVRINAAASKLGRSKLLDLSYKALYRLVRLPSLSRRIDNFNAKKLPEMSAATRDNLRQKLAPSAANLERMLDRNINEWSL